One genomic segment of Hymenobacter psoromatis includes these proteins:
- the mazG gene encoding nucleoside triphosphate pyrophosphohydrolase, whose translation MENPLLAPDRRPAQLEAFGRLLDVLDRLRQECPWDKKQTLDSLRHLTIEETYELSDAILRHDLPDLKKELGDVLLHLIFYARIAAEQGAFDIADVLNAQCEKLIYRHPHIYGDVRADDEAAVKRNWEQLKLKEKGNTGGVLGGVPTSLPALVKAMRIQEKARGAGFDWDDPAQVWLKVQEELAEFGAEYGHGQLPADVAQAARATQEFGDLLFSLVNFARFAGINPEEALERTNRKFISRFQYLEAAASQAGQALPDLTLAQMDAYWNEAKRTEIPRA comes from the coding sequence ATGGAAAACCCCTTGCTTGCCCCTGACCGCCGCCCGGCCCAGCTCGAAGCCTTCGGGCGGCTGCTCGACGTGCTCGACCGCCTGCGCCAGGAGTGCCCCTGGGATAAAAAGCAAACCCTCGACAGCCTGCGCCACCTCACTATTGAGGAGACCTACGAGCTGAGCGACGCCATCCTGCGCCACGACCTGCCCGACCTGAAGAAGGAACTGGGCGACGTGCTGCTGCACCTCATCTTTTACGCCCGCATTGCCGCCGAGCAGGGTGCGTTCGACATCGCTGATGTACTCAACGCGCAGTGCGAGAAGCTCATATACCGCCACCCGCACATCTACGGCGATGTGCGCGCCGACGACGAGGCCGCCGTAAAGCGTAATTGGGAGCAGCTCAAGCTGAAGGAAAAAGGCAATACCGGCGGCGTGCTGGGCGGCGTGCCCACTTCCCTACCCGCCCTGGTGAAGGCTATGCGCATTCAAGAAAAAGCGCGCGGCGCGGGCTTCGACTGGGACGACCCGGCCCAGGTCTGGCTCAAGGTACAGGAAGAATTAGCCGAGTTCGGAGCCGAGTACGGCCACGGCCAGCTACCCGCCGACGTGGCCCAGGCCGCCCGCGCCACCCAGGAATTTGGCGACTTATTATTCTCGCTGGTCAACTTCGCGCGCTTCGCGGGCATCAATCCGGAAGAAGCTTTGGAGCGCACTAACCGAAAATTTATTAGTCGCTTTCAATACCTGGAAGCCGCCGCCAGTCAAGCTGGCCAAGCCCTGCCTGACCTTACGCTCGCCCAGATGGATGCGTATTGGAACGAGGCCAAGCGCACCGAAATTCCTCGCGCTTAA
- a CDS encoding MotA/TolQ/ExbB proton channel family protein, whose amino-acid sequence MEQKNAVNPGARPAAPAPKAAPAKSSGGASLFSVIVIVLAFIASVIIFKFVLGDPSHFLGGNPENNPKPGDYLGIVYKGGVIVPILMTMLLCVIVFSIERALTIAKAKGDKSIEEFVRGVRQKLNSNDITGAIAICDQQKGSVANVVRAGLKKYQEMGRETNMNTDQRVLAIQKEIEESTALELPMLEKNLVIISTLASIATLVGLLGTVFGMIKAFSALAQAGNPDATALATGISEALINTALGIGTSALAIVAYNFFTSKIDELTYSIDEAGFSIIQTFAAQHGNARQV is encoded by the coding sequence ATGGAACAGAAAAATGCTGTAAACCCAGGCGCTCGGCCCGCTGCGCCGGCCCCAAAGGCCGCACCCGCCAAGAGCAGCGGTGGTGCCTCGCTGTTTTCGGTCATCGTCATCGTTCTCGCTTTTATCGCTAGCGTTATCATTTTCAAGTTTGTACTTGGTGACCCGAGCCACTTCTTAGGCGGCAACCCCGAAAACAACCCGAAGCCTGGTGACTACCTGGGCATTGTGTATAAAGGGGGCGTTATCGTGCCGATACTGATGACGATGCTGCTCTGCGTAATCGTATTCTCTATCGAGCGCGCCCTCACCATTGCTAAGGCTAAAGGCGATAAAAGCATCGAAGAATTCGTGCGCGGCGTGCGTCAGAAGCTGAATTCTAACGACATCACCGGGGCCATCGCCATCTGCGACCAGCAGAAGGGCTCGGTAGCCAACGTAGTGCGTGCCGGCCTGAAGAAATACCAGGAAATGGGCCGCGAAACCAACATGAACACCGACCAGCGCGTGCTGGCCATCCAGAAGGAAATCGAGGAAAGCACTGCCCTAGAGCTACCCATGCTCGAAAAGAACCTGGTTATCATCTCCACGCTGGCCTCTATTGCCACGCTGGTAGGTCTGCTGGGCACGGTATTCGGCATGATTAAGGCGTTCTCGGCACTGGCCCAGGCCGGCAACCCCGACGCTACGGCCTTGGCCACGGGTATCTCGGAAGCTCTTATCAACACGGCCCTTGGTATCGGTACGTCGGCCTTGGCCATTGTGGCCTACAACTTCTTCACTAGCAAGATTGACGAGCTGACTTATAGCATTGATGAGGCTGGCTTCAGCATCATCCAGACCTTCGCCGCACAGCACGGTAACGCGCGCCAGGTATAA